In Dama dama isolate Ldn47 chromosome 20, ASM3311817v1, whole genome shotgun sequence, a single window of DNA contains:
- the LOC133041346 gene encoding cytochrome c oxidase assembly factor 7 translates to MAGLVDFQDEEQVKSFLENMEVECNYQCYREKDPDGCYRLVDYLEGIQKNFDEAAKVLKFNCEENKHSDSCYKLGAYYVTGKGGLSQDLKAASNCFLMACEKPGKKSTEACHNVGLLAHDGQVNEDGQPNLERARDYYTRACDGNYAASCFNLSTMFLQGAPSFPKDMGLACKYSMKACDLGHVWACANASRMYKLGDGIDKDEAKAEELKNRARQLHKEQQKNVQPLTFG, encoded by the exons ATGGCCGGCTTGGTGGACTTTCAGGACGAGGAACAGGTGAAGTCCTTTCTGGAGAACATGGAAGTAGAGTGCAACTACCAGTGCTACCGCGAGAAGGACCCGGACG GTTGCTATCGACTGGTGGACTATTTGGAAGGGATCCAGAAGAATTTTGATGAGGCTGCCAAGGTGTTGAAGTTCAACTGTGAAGAGAACAAACACAGTGATAGCTGCTACAAACTGGGGGCCTATTATGTGACTGGGAAAG gtGGACTATCCCAGGATCTGAAAGCTGCCTCCAACTGCTTTCTGATGGCGTGTGAGAAGCCGGGAAAGAAGTCCACTGAAGCCTGCCACAATGTTGGTCTCCTGGCACATGATGGACAGGTCAATGAGGATGGCCAGCCCAATCTGGAGAGGGCCAGAGACTATTACACAAGGGCCTGTGATGGCAACTATGCCGCTAGCTGTTTCAACCTCAGCACCATGTTCCTGCAGGGTGCCCCCAGCTTTCCCAAGGACATGGGCCTGGCATGCAAATACTCAATGAAAGCCTGTGACTTGGGCCACGTCTGGGCCTGTGCTAATGCCAGCCGCATGTACAAGCTTGGGGATGGTATCGATAAGGACGAAGCTAAGGCTGAGGAACTAAAAAATCGGGCCCGGCAGCTGCACAAAGAACAGCAGAAAAATGTCCAGCCTTTAACATTTGGGTAG